The sequence ACCAATCAAAACAAATGGTTACGGGATATTTCCGGGACTGACCTTGAAGCCCGGGGAACATCGGGAACCAAGATGCTGCCGAAGTGCGCTGCGCATTCCCCCGCGCTCTGCGCGAGAGGTGGCGATCTCGTCTTTCCTCCTGGATAGCCAGTCTACTTCTTAATCTGGTAATGCGGGCGTGAGGGAGTCGCGGCTCTCGCCTGGCGCGTCCGTCAGCACCCCGTCATCGCCCGCATTACGCGTCTTCGATGCGCCGCATGTCGGCGTCGCTGAGGCCGAAGTGGTGGCCGACCTCGTGGATAAGCACGTGGCGGACGATCTCCTCGAGGTCTTCGCCGGTTTCACACCAGAAATCGAGAATAGCGCGACGGTAAAGAAAGATCATATCGAGGTCGCTGGCGCTGCTCGATATTCCCTTGCGGTCGAGCGAGACGCCGCGGTAAAGGCCCATAAGCTCGAATGGGCTTTCGAGGTCCATCTCGCGCTCGGTTTCCTGGTCGCACAGTTCGTCGACGCGGATCACGACATCACGGAAATGGCGGCGCAGCGGCTCTGGAATCGTCTCCAGCTGAGCGCGGGCGATCGCCTCGATATCG is a genomic window of Rhodospirillales bacterium containing:
- a CDS encoding metallopeptidase family protein, which gives rise to MRRMLMTPPSLDDIEAIARAQLETIPEPLRRHFRDVVIRVDELCDQETEREMDLESPFELMGLYRGVSLDRKGISSSASDLDMIFLYRRAILDFWCETGEDLEEIVRHVLIHEVGHHFGLSDADMRRIEDA